The region GTTAGTTACTCTCGCAGCACGCTCCTCAACCATTGAACCCCCTGCGATGCCCCAATAATCATCCCGGCAAGCGTTGAAGTCAGCCCTGTAaacacgacgacgcggtcATATTTCCCAGCTCCGAATCGCTCCGGTGCCGTCGCGTCTGTCATCAAGGCAGCGCTCAGCGGCCCGACCAGGACATTGCCAACTCCCTGCAGAAATATGAAGATGGCGAACATCACAAAGACCGTGCTAGGCTCGTTGCTCAGGGCCCGACCCATGGCGACACGTAGAGTaccgaagccgaagccgaagaAGCCGTAGATGAGCGCGAACACGGCCAGAGGGGGCATGGACTTGGCCAGCCCCCACGCCGTGAAGgagaccgccgccgtcgcgacgcAGCACGACGTGGCTAAAGAGCTGGCGGAAAAGCTCTTATCCGACAGAAAGCCGAGCACAAACTGTCCGAGAACCTGCGCAATCGACAGCAGCGCCAAGAGTATCGCTCCCTCAAATGGGGACAGGCCCAGGGATGATGCATACGACGGCAAGAACACGACAGGAAAGAAGAATCCGAGTCCCTGGACCAGCACGGCGCACGCATATACCCAGAACATTGGTCTTTTCACAAACGTCCAATCCGTCCGCGGCAGGCTTGGGTGGCTAGCCATGGGCATGCGACCCTTGAAGAGCGGAAGCAGCGGCGCGGTAAGGATGGTCATGGCCACGGAGCTGGCCCGCAGTGTCGTGTGACGGCCGTACTTGGCAAGCAGAGCCTCCATGATGAACGGCATGACGGTGCCTGTCGCGCCAGACGCTGCAGACATGAGGCCGAATGCCATGCCTTTACGAGTGACCCACCACTCATTCAGCATGCTGAAGATGGGAAACGCGAGTGTCAGAAATCCGAAACCGTATAGAAAGCCCTGCGTGCCAATCAATGCGttgacggacgaggcgaagGAGGCGGTCAGTAGGCCGAGAATGGTCAAGAACCACCCAACGCATATCTGAGGCTTCCGATACCGTGGGAAACGCGTTGCGACAAAGGCAGAAAGGGGACAACCAAGCGTTGTCAGGCCCTGTGCCAGTGTTCCAACCATGGGCACCTTGGAAATGTCATCGCGGAATTCTGGAAGCTTGCTGTAGTAGTTCTGAAAAACGCCAAAGCACATTGGGAAACCTATTCACAGTCAACATGACAAGACGCCCTTGCTTGTTTCACACTAGTAGGTCTCCGACGCACCCCAAAACAAGGCCTCGAAGACAAAGGCCGCTATCAGGACAACCCAAGCATCTCGCCCACCATCGACCGGCCGAAACCGGTCTTGCACCGGGGCCTCCTCCGGGTTGTCATCGACATCGAGAGCGGTTTGGTCATCAGTGCCAGCAACATCGACGTGTAGACTCAACCGTTCATGTAACTCATACGTGCTCACAGACGCAGTTCTGGTAGCCATTTGTCCAAATTTTGTCGATTGAGGAATTAGAATGGAAGTGAACGGGACGTGCTGGGCAGAGCGTGCCAGCATGGAAACCTTTTTTTACACAACTTCCAGAAGCCCAACCTTACCAGGCGACAAGAGAAGGGCGCACGATGCCACGTAGACAAACGCCGAGTCTAGCCGCACCGCTACAGATTTCTAGAGAGATCTCCTCCACGTCGTGATACTACGTAGCTCGCCTGACCTTTTGATCAACTCCGCACGAGCCGAGTGGTCGATTCGAGCGACGTGGCATCGGACTCTTGTCGCCCTGACAGTTCCAGGTGCCCCGGTCTCGGACattcggcggcgacctgaTTTGGAAATCGTTATCACGGTGGAGTCTGATACGGCGTTGGGCCGATGTAGATCCACACTGGTACAAAGCGCGCGATTGCCGATGGTAGGTGCCGCGAATCTGGTTGTACGTACTTTCGTACATGTTATTCTGATCGTATATATAACCTTCTGATAGCCCCTGCTTTCCAGGCAGATATCAAACCCTTATTATCCTCAACATGGCCGGATCACTTCATCTTCTATACATGATGTCGAATGATTCCGCCAAAGGCCGAGTCGCACCATCTCATCTAAGtccaagaagctgctgcttACCCTACACCCTGGCATTTGCGAAGATCAGTGCAATCTGCGCGCACGAAGTGCATGCACAATTCAGCGCAATAGAGGGACAAGACCTATTTCTGTGTTTAAAGTTAACGTTGCGACAGGGACGTCCTGAAAAGCGAAGACCGGGAGTGTCGGCTGCTGCCCTCGAGTCCGGTCGTTACAGCTTCGCTGGTTCCCCCGGCCACTCTTGGTCGAAAAGGGGGCTGCTGGTCAtggactgctgctgctgtcgacgtCAGGTTGgcacgacgagcgcggcgagccggCGTCAGGAACGCTGTGACACATTGCCAGTGCGCTTCCCTTCCCCGCACCGCCGCTGTCTCCCACAGTGGCCCGTGTCATACGAACCAACGCGTTGGGTCTCAAGTTCTTGGGTAGTACCCGATCAgcgcagcatcgtcgtcgaccatggcGTGGCAACAATCGCGTTAGTATGTATTAGCGTCAAGAGTGCAATACATGACGGAAATCAACTTGCGTGCTTCATAGACCGTCGCGTTGACCTATGGCTGCCAGCCAGATCGCCGAGAGTTGTTGGCCTGCTGGTCCGTAACCTTGCGTGAGCCAGGTCGGAGCGTGATCCCGACTTTGTGGTGCGTCCAGCCGCGTTGTTGGTTCCACAAGGCAGCGACATTCGACACCCTTTCGCGTTCGTGTCGGAGACCCTTTCCGGTGGATTCCCCCAGCCGTGCTGGATGTGACCAGACTGCATGCGGCCAATTGTCGCGTCCCGAATCAGCTCACACGGGGTTCGTCAGGGCGTTGCTGCGACGTGGCTTCGCAAGGCCAGGCACCGATCAATGTCTCCTTAAAATGACCCAGCTACCCGATCTTGTTGGTACTGCAGGTACAAATCGTTCAAGAAGCGCCTCTCGTCCGTGAAGGCTCTCAAAGAAGATCGGCTCCTCCCTTTTCTGCGCTCGGTCCTGCCTCGAGTCGCCCCTCGATCACAAACATGTTCACGAAACaagacgaagccggcgaACATGATTCGCCACCCATCCATGTTGAGCACCATGGCACCATGGGCGAGTCATCTGCCGTGGAAATCGGGGACCAGACAGACGAGCTACATCGTGGGCTCAAGAGTCGCCACATCCAATTCATAGCACTGAGTATTTCCTCctgggctgttgctgcttcgCCATGCCACAACTGACATCAAATGTGCAGGCGGTGCGATCGGGACGGGCTTATTCATCGGTTCCGGATCGATCCTGGCCAGTACGGGCCCGGCGTCTCTTTTCCTCGCCTACATCTGCATGATTTTCGTGGTTTGGGTAATCATGGACTGTCTTGCCGAAATGGTCACATACTTGCCATTGCGTGGCGTCACGATCCCCTACCTGGTCGGCCGGTTCCTCGACCCGAGCGTGGCTTTTACAGCTGGCTGGAATTACTGGTTCGCCTACGCCATCTTGATTGGTGCcgaggccaccgccgccggcatcgtcgtcgaatACTGGAAGCCACCCGTGCACGTGGCGCTCTGGATCGCCATCATCCTTGCCGTGTTGCTCGTTCTCAACATCTTCTCCGTCAGCTACTACGGCGAATCGGAGTTTTGGTTCTCCAGCATCAAGTTCATCACAATCATAGgactcatcatcgtcggcatTGTAATCTTCTTCGGTGGGGGCCCTGACCAGCACGGAATATTGGGCTTCTCCAATTGGAAAGTTCCCGACGGTGCGTTCAAGGAGTTTGGCAAGAAGTCTGGCGTAGATGGAGACGCGGGACGATTCCTCGGTTTCTGGTATGCCTTTATTCAAGCGAGTTTTGCGTTTCTGCTTTCGgccgagctcatcgccatcgccgccggggagaCTGTTGCACCACGGCGAAACATTCCGAAAGCGGCTCGTCGCTTTGCCTGGCGGCTACTCATATTTTACGGATGCTCCTCCCTCATCGTGGGCATTCTTGTGCCGTCGACCGAGAAGGATCTCTTGGGGGCTTCGGACGCTGGCGCTTCTCCATTCGTCATCGGGATTCACAATGCGGGTATTCCGGTCCTGAACCAcatcatcaacgccgccatcctgACGTCAGCCTGGTCCGCAGGAAATTCGTTTCTATTTTCCGGTAGCCGTGTCTTGTACTCACTTGCcaaggacggcgatgcgccTCGCATCTTCCAGACCACGAACAAGAAAGGCGTTCCTTGGGTAGCTGTCGTCGCGACGTGGTCTATCGGCCTCCTGGCCTTCCTCAATGTGTCAAATTCTGGCGGTGTCGTTTTTGGTTGGCTGGTCAACATCATTATCGGGTGCGGTTTCATATCCTGGATCATCATCTGCATCACATATCTCCGGTTCAGAAGAGCAATGCAGTACCATGGTCTCCTGGACACTCTTCCGTTCCGGTCCCGCCTTCAACCATACAAGACATgggtcgtcctcgtcaccgtcatcatTTTGACTCTTACCAAGGGGTTTGACATATTCCTCGCCGGGAATTGGGACGCAAAGTCCTTTGTGGCTGCGTACATCACCTTGCCATTGGTGCTGGCGATATATATTGGCCACAAGATCTGGTCCCGGACCCCGCTTTATATTCCCACAAAGGATATTGATGTTTTGACGGGAAAGAGGGAAATGGATGCGCTTGAAGCCAGGGAAGTGCCCAGGGTGCCAAAGAATTGGCTTGAGAAGATCTGGTACTGGGTTGCCTGAGTTGGCCGTCAACGTTGTTACCAGGCGCAAGGTGTTGTGCCGCAACAGTTGGCATTGTGGCTCGTTTAAGTAGAAGGCAGCTTCGATGTATTTGCAACCATGTACAAAGTGTTTCAGAATGCTACATCAGTCAGCCGAAAGCCGCCTAATGTCATATTTTCGGGCTTTGACTAAACCGAAACGTTCAAGTCTTATCACAGAGTATTCGTGAGTCAACGGTGGTTGTTCAAGAGTCGTATTGCAGCTGCGGCATGGTCTAGCATACCATAGGTGATCATGATTCCAGTAGGATACTATATACTTTGTGCTTTCAACTACGCTGTGTCAATATCTTCAAGAAAGAGAAGTGAAGTGCCTCCACAAACGTTGCCAACCGGGTCCAATAAAAACGTAACGTGGATCCCGGGCTCTCCACCAGTATGGAAGTCCGCTATGGGTTCCTTCAAGAAGTTCACGCCCAACTATCAATGGCTTTATACGTCTTGTGATTGACATCGACGGCGCGTCTCGCAATGAAGCTGCGCTTCGTGACCGTCTTCGACTTGTTGTTGATATCGATGCACCCGGGGACGTTTTCGGTGGAGCACAACGGGCTCAGCGTCTTGGTGCCCATATCGCAGAACTTGCCGTCGGATCCAACAAAGTCGGGACCGTAAGATGTGGTGGATGTGCATAACTCCTCGGCGGTGTGTTGGGTGATGTTTGACATGACCAGTTTCTGCTCCATCCAAGGAAGGCGTGCGCGGCGTTCAACTCGCTTTTGGGGTCGCTCTGGTCAGAATTGTTAGCAAGAAGTCATCATGTGTATCATCGGCCTGATGGTGGACTTGACATACTGCTGATTGGCCCACTGTCTGGACCGAAAAGTGAGCGGTCGCACGCCTTGGAGTTGTCGATCGTCTTCACAGCGTCCTCGCCGTATCCACTGACGCTGAACTTGAGGGCGGCCCTGGGGATTTTGTTGTTGTGGTCCTTGTCTAGCCAGGTGCATCTCGGGATGAATGGTTTGCTCAGGTCCTTGTCGACGAACCCTGCCTTCTCCTTTGACGGATACCAAGGCTGGCCACAGTAATACCCGACGTCGCCCGTCCAGGCTCCGCCGGGGGTTCCGTCGAACTGAGAGACCGAGACCCAGGCGATGCATACTCCATctgtcgaggcggcgacgccgacataTTCAGCCCGCGTGCCGCCAGAGACAGAGTCGATGACGAAGTCATCTATATCGCCAGAGCCGATATGTTTCCCGTCGGCCCAACCTAGGTAGCAGTTCTCTGAGTCCCAGGCATAGATTGAGTTGAATCCGCCGTCCTAATAAAACACGTTAGACACGTGTCACACACCACAAAGATATCGAGGACATCTAAACTCACAAgttcggcgtcgtcgccgccagaaGTGCCAACCTTCACCCGTACGGTCGGTCCTCGAACTTTTTTCTCGTCGGGCATGTTGGCCAATCCAAAGTTGACAATACCCAACATTGAACCCACAAAGCCAACGGTCTTGAGGAAACCTTCTAGGGGAGACGTGGCCCGAATCTCCAGCGTGTCCTCTGTTGCCATGGTGGTGTATCAGAGACTTTCGGTTTCAAAATGGCTTTATGACTCTTGCCCAGATATGTATGGGTGGAGGGATAATGCAGAAGGTCTGCTGAGACTAGTGCGGTCGGGATAGAGTCGCCTTTATATGAAAAGCTactgcaggcgggcggcccgctTGCGAAAGAAGGGGCTTCCGGCAGGACCAAGCTGCCGCTCACGGTTACGTATCAGGGCCTCCAGTATTGTACACAAGCATTCACCAACACTGCGTGCTCCAGTCTCGCGCTGGGCCCTCGTAACGCGTGAGTGTTCTGGTTCGTCGTGCTGGGTCTGTCCCGCTGGGCTGGGACTCTGCACCAACGCGTGCTACCAGATGCGGAGCCGCAGCAACATGGATCGTCGCGTTGGTAGTCATTCAATCAAGGCGCGTGGACTTCATCAGCTGCCAACGGGGCGGATCCGAAAGATCGTGGGGATCTTATTGATGGCGCTGTAGAAGGGCATTGTACGTGATGGGCACCTGGTGCTATCGTGCATGACTCTTATCCCGTGATGCGCATCTTGAAACACGACGCAGTGGCCAGAGCTCGCCCCGTTCTCCATATGATATACATCAGTACAGTATTATGCTCACTGTGCCCTACTGCGGTTGCCGGCGAGTGTCGAACACTGTACTGCTGTGTGAGTGCATTCTCACTTGGAGCCATCGTCTCTTCTAACTACCAAGTTAACAATGGCACACACCATCAAATACAGTACAGTAGGGCGTCTACGCACAAAACAAACCTCGACTCTTCGCTCGCTACTTGGAAACCTGCCCCGGCTGGTGTCCTTCCCCACGCGAGCGAGGGCCGCATTCTTCGGCCCGCCAGCGCGTGGGATTCGCGTGGAGGCCATCACTCGCGGTCTATCGTGCAGCTCCCCCCACATCAAGGCACAGACGCATCTGGGATGAAGCTTTGGCCGTCAGCGAGCCCCTGCCGTAGGCTgtgtgccgccgcggctaTCGTCGTTCGTTggcgcgcatcgtcgtcgagggatTTTGCTATTTTTTGCCTTCGTATTCCGCCACTTACACTCGGGCCTCGTGAAGAGGGGCCAATCAGTTCCCAGCATAGACGCCATATCTCAAGTTCCAACGACAACTCTCCCATGGCCGCCTCCAACGGGTGGGGACGGACCAGGTACTACGATGCTGTAATTGCAGGATAATTCACACAACTAACTAGCTTGTGCCCACATCTGTGGGATGGCATGGGACCGTTCCCCAGCTCCAGTCCCCAGCAAACAACTACGATTTACCCACGGGGCGCACGTGGCATTGTGCGCGTTGTCCATCGCcacctagtagtagtatgTGCCAATCTATGGGGACATCAACACTTCATGTTCATACGGGCCCATATCCGGGCCCTCGGGTGCTGCTTGCCGGCATCACCAGTGCGCGTGGCGGGGGACTTATGTCGTTGGCGATCCACTCGACAAGCACACGCTCAACTCGAGCAGTCTGCGGGGTCATCCAGCTTTGGCCGCCATGCGATCGTTTAGCTGAGAATATTGCGCGGGGGTGGAGGCTGGCGACAATTTGCCATCATGTGCACGACGTAATGGCTATGTAGAATGACATGAGGGTCCGTCTGTTCGCACCAACAGCTCAAGGTGCTAGTCGATGTGGTCGCGGCCCAGCAGATCGAGGATGCAATCGCGCGCTCCATGTGCAAAAGTGGATGGGTTTCAGGGCCAGTTTTCCGTAATAAATGCCGTGTACGCACTTGGAGGGACCAGTAATAAACTGCAACTAGGCCCCCCTTTCTTTCCTCCCGGCTTCCCTCCCTGCTTGGCGAATACAGCAGTATCATATTTCAAGGCAAATTCGAAAAATGAAGCTCCAACTGATGATCCTCTCCTTGGGCGCCGCAGTCGCGCTTGCGGCCCCAGCCTTCGATGACCAGCCAACCAACGATGTGCCACACTGCATAGACGGCAGCATCCCGGACCTCAAGATAAGCGAGTTTAAATCGAGTATGCCGCCCTGGAACTCTTCACCGATCCCAGTGGGCGTCGAAAAGAGATACTAACTAGTGAACTTTGATAGGTGAATCGTGCCGTCAAAAGTGCTTCGGGAGAGAGAAGACATCTGGAAAGGGCAAATATGGAATCTGCGCTGGCTATTGCGTGCagcctgccggcggcgcataTTCAATTTATAGATGCGACGGTAGGTTCAAATCCGCGAAATCTATCCCCCCTTCCCAAGCGAGGCCCCTTGCCTCCATTTTCCCTCGTGGAGCAACTGCTGATATCACGCAATATATAGGCACAAGACCTTCTAAGAATTATGGATGAGCAAAGCGTCGCGCCACTTCAACTTCTATGTATACACTTTTGGTGGGAAGATTTCAGTGATTGACTTGGTATTACTTAGTTGTCTTAGTCAATAGCATTCCATGTACATGTCCCATTGATGCGTGTTTCGAAAGAAGCCTGTGTGAATAACTCAATGCATAGAGCAGAGAATCCAGTGATCCATGTCATAACACTTAAAGCAAGCCCATAAAAGACTCAAAGCAAGGGGTACACGGCAATTGCCATCAAAGGCTCCCAGCCCAATATTGTCGAACATGATTACATGTGCGGTATCGCCGCAGATTATTCCTTTGCTAGGCAACGTTGAAGACATCCATAGTAGCCACACGTCTCTCCGTATGAACAAACAAGCAGCTCAGTGACCAGAATAGCTCCTCAAAATGCCGCTTGGTGGCTGGCTAGCCTCAGCTAGAGTCTGGCAAATACTCAACATCAAGTTGGTCCGCCAACTCCATTAGCTCCTGCGggagcagcccagccacCCCGTCCGTCACAAAGACATCCCAGAACGGGTTATTAAGTATGTCGTCTGAGAGCGCGCAATCTACATCAGCCGGCAGGGActggtcgtcgcccgacgtggatggtggtggcgggtcGCATTTGCCTGGGGTGATGAGTGCCGCCATGACGTATTCGAGCTGACTGAGTTCCGCTTTCCGTAAAGGAGCTACAAGGCTGCCATCGGCAATCATCTTGTCGAGCACGTGCTGGATGTTGCCGCACCACGCATCGTCCTGAAGAAGCGAGGGGCTTATGACGCGCAGCAGATAGAGCACAAAGGCCGACGAAAATGCGGCCTCGAGTTGGAACGGCAAGAAGGAATCTAGGTTTTTTTTGTTCAGCATCAGATCATAGCAGACGGGCTCCCGTGTTGCGGTCATCCGTACCTAGCAAGTCTTCATCGGCCAGCGCATGAAGCATCTTCAGTTCAGTCTGCGCCGAGTCGACACACGactgcagcagcgagcgtACTGGAGGCGTCAAAGAAATCGTCTCCGACGTCTGAGTGTGTGAGGTTTCGACGTGCATCTGTAATGCGCACATGACCAAAGGCCGCGTGGTGAGGACAACGCACTGTATTGACTCagttcgccgccgctgaaAGGAGAATGCAGTGCGTCCAAACAAAGAACACCTACATGATGATAGCATATCATTAATCTCTGTGCCATTCGAGATGCACGGCTCACAGACCCTTGAAAATGCGTCCTGAAAAAGTCCTTTAGGTCCTGGGAGAGTCGAGCCAGGTCTCGGAGTATAGACTGCGTATTCGGGATCAGGGAGCCGTCCGATGCTCCTCCCGATCCATACACCGCTGTTGCTACATTAGTCCCATCACGATCATCGGTGTCAAACGGAAGCTTAGACCTACTTGTGAATATCCTAGCCGTTAGTCCAGAGAGCTGCACGTGTAATGTCATGTTCATGGCGTCTATGGAGCTGTGGAGCTGCGATGGCAACTTCGCGGTGATGTCGTCATCCGGTAGCGAATTCGGCACGCCCATCAGTGCTCCAAACTCTCGCTCTAAAATGTACACGACCCAGAACACGGTGTTGCACCGCCTCGAGTAGTCCATGCCTACAATATGCTCGGGCATGTGCCTGTGTATACCCTCAACCAGGCAGACCCGCAAAGCCTGGCCAATCTGTAGTGGTGGGAACAAAGGTCAGCTAgactggctggctcgtcCTTGACAGATTTGCTTGACGTGCGGCTTACATGATGAAAGGCAGCCACTCTCATATCCACACTCTGAAAGTACAGAGCTGCCAGTACCAGACTCTGAATGGCTTGTATCGGGTCCGCACTGAGTCCGGACTGGTCCGGCAGAAGagacatggccgccagggcATAGTCATACCCCGGCGGGCCACGGCTGCGACTACGGACTAGGAACGCCTTCCCATACGCCAATATGAGTAGGAACTGGGCATACCAAGACCTCGAAGAGCGTGCTTTCGCCGCGGGGTTTTCGTACAGGCTGTGGATGTCTTGAATGAATGTACTCTCATCAATCAATAGGAAGAGAACCCCAAGATAGAACTTGGCCGTGTTGAACAACAGCAGCGCGTAGTCCAGCGGGGGCAAGTTGCTAACATCCGGGGTCTCACTGGGGCCGAGGGGGCTCCATTGCAACTGGAATGCCCCTCTGTCTGGCCCGTGCCACGGGTcaggcgccgcgtcgggTATACGCTTCCCCAACATGGCGAAGACTCGCCGGCAGAAGGACCATGACGATGTCGGTCCCATAAACCCTGTATGTACACATCTTAGCGTTAACGAGATGATGTCTCTATGTTTCATATCGAGGCACGTGGGCTCAACGGACAATACTTCCCGAATGCCGGGGCAAAGGTGTGATCATTGTCTCCCAAGGGGTTTTGTTGGAACACCATTGTAGTGGCTGATCCGATGGTCTCGGCGAGGGTCCCGTCGTCCGATCGCACATCAGGCAGGTCTTTTTGTTTCAATCTGGAGGGCGACAGCAGCTGCCCACGATCCTGTTCTGTGGGGACGGTTACGACATGGAGTTGATGGTCGTCTtccaacgccgccacctccaTCGCATCTTCGGGATCACGACCATGTTCGGTGTCCGGTCGCTCGACTTGCGCCTCCGTCGGATGACGCTCGTCTGCGCTAAGAACAGGTGTCCGCGGAAGCTCGCTTCGAGTGAGGAGTTGTTGGAGATAGCTGTTCATGATGAGACGGTCATTATTGTAAGTTCTGTTACGGTCGGTTGGCCtagcgcgcgcgcgccgtaCCTCTTGGGAATCGATATCCGCTCCTCTTCGACCACGAATTTGCACCGCTCCTTCTTTCGGTCGCAGCGGGTACACGGCTGGGATCCGGAACATTTGACTTTGTGCAGGCGACATCGTTCGCATCTATCTGCCATCAGCTAGTCAGTCGTGTCAAGGAGGATGCGCGCAGACTCATACGCCTTGGAACACTTCTTGATGACTCGGTTCGGTCGATTGCGACCCGGCGAGCGCATGCCAGGGCTGTTCGCCAAGCTCATTGGGAGACCTAGACAGACAGTCAGACAACAGACATGCAGTGACACTGATCTGATCTGGTGTTTGGTGTCTCTTCCCCCTCCCGGCGAAACGAAGCCAAACGGCTTTATGGGGTCATGGATGTCTTCCCCCACATGGTCACAGCGTCAATACCGAgtcccccctctcccccttctAGTATTACCACACAAGCCTGTCACGCGACTTGGTCTAACCTCTGTTGGCTGCCTATCAACGTTGACTAATAAGTCCGTTTAGACGATGCGGATTGGGCAATTTCAATTCAGAAGAGAAGACGGTGACGACTTGTTAGTGGTTCATCAGAGCAACTGATGAGCTCTGTAGGCGCCAGAGAAGTTGAGGTCGTGTGTAGATGTCTCAGATGCAGCCTcctgtgctgcgctgtgctgcgccGCTGGCAGCCAGCacgaggcagcagcaacaggaTACCTATTGGGTTCACTGGCAGGGTGTCACACAAGATGCGGAACGCAAAATAATGGCGAATCGGTAAGATGCCGATATGTAATGCTAGCTTGTTGGACCTGTGAAGATTCCCAAGGTGTGCGCCCTGCGTAGATCCACATCGCGCTGGGCATCCTCTTCACCCGAACACCCACTCATTCGTTCAAGCTGGTGTTGTCGGGGCTCATCGCCTGTGCTCCAAACCTCATGACCTCGTCATCACCTAGTACAGTGCTATAATGTCCATTTCCATGCTCGCACTTGCCGGCAACCGGTTGGCCTCGCAGGAGCTGCGTGCAGGCTTGTGCGGAAAGTACGTCGCGTAAACCTCATTCATCACTTTGAAGTCGTCCATGTTTTGGAAGTATACCTACGAATTTTGAGCCAATTGTCATCACAGGCATGATAAAATAAGAAAGGGAAATTTTGTTTGCAAAATTGGTGACGCAGAAACTCACCGTGATCTTGACGACCTTGTCCAGGCCTGACCCGGCGGCCTCCAAAACAGCCTTTGCATTTTGGCACATCTTGTGCGTCTTCTCCGCGGTCGTGCCGTCAATGAGCttcccgtccgtctcggcggGTATCTGGCCcgagacgaagacgaagccattggccttgatggcctgcGAGTATGGCCCGATGGCTGCACGGTTGAAGTGAGCATCGTGCATGCGGGTCattcagcggcggcggcgcggggtcGATGCCGCTCGGTGGGTTGCTACTATTACTCACGTGTGACGCCCTTGGGGGTAAAGACgggctccatggcggcggcggcgctcctcctcaGGGCGTTGGTCGAGGAGAGTGATCGGAGCGCCATGATAGGCACCAAGGAGGCGGGGGAAGGCCGTGACCGGCGCGCCACCAAcaacatggcggcgcgcgaggagggggcgacggccgcaaTCCGGAGTGTCATCCCTGGTGGCTGGCTGAAGGCTTCGAGAAATGGTACTGTGTTGTAGTAGTGTACTGTAGGTGCATGTGTCCAGTCCAGCGATGCTGCTCCTCTCGATTTCTCCAAGGGCCAAGACAACCACCCCTTCGCATCGTTTTATCTCCATGGGTTCGGTCAGTCGTGGCTTGACCCCGAGTTCCCGGACACCAACCCGTGGCTTGTTGCTCCCCTCGGCACCGCCATCCGACGCTCGGAACTCGGGAGACAGAATGCATCGGAACCACCACCCGACTCGAGTTGGAGCACCATCCGACGGTCTCGCGCACCGAGTACACGAGAACGCGGGGAGGAGACTTGGGGAGGCATCTTGTTTGATCACAGGGCGTCATAAAGGAGGGCATCTACTGTAGTCAATTCGAGCTTGTTGCTGCCCAATTGTGTGTACAGTATCCGTACCGATTCACCAGCTTGCCCTCCCTCTTCTATCCTCACACTACGTACAAAGCAATGTTGGCCGGGTTGTCAGTCGGgggtgcccgccgcgccatgtccctcg is a window of Purpureocillium takamizusanense chromosome 10, complete sequence DNA encoding:
- a CDS encoding uncharacterized protein (EggNog:ENOG503P1HN~COG:L) encodes the protein MNSYLQQLLTRSELPRTPVLSADERHPTEAQVERPDTEHGRDPEDAMEVAALEDDHQLHVVTVPTEQDRGQLLSPSRLKQKDLPDVRSDDGTLAETIGSATTMVFQQNPLGDNDHTFAPAFGKYWFMGPTSSWSFCRRVFAMLGKRIPDAAPDPWHGPDRGAFQLQWSPLGPSETPDVSNLPPLDYALLLFNTAKFYLGVLFLLIDESTFIQDIHSLYENPAAKARSSRSWYAQFLLILAYGKAFLVRSRSRGPPGYDYALAAMSLLPDQSGLSADPIQAIQSLVLAALYFQSVDMRVAAFHHIGQALRVCLVEGIHRHMPEHIVGMDYSRRCNTVFWVVYILEREFGALMGVPNSLPDDDITAKLPSQLHSSIDAMNMTLHVQLSGLTARIFTTVYGSGGASDGSLIPNTQSILRDLARLSQDLKDFFRTHFQGSCVVLTTRPLVMCALQMHVETSHTQTSETISLTPPVRSLLQSCVDSAQTELKMLHALADEDLLDSFLPFQLEAAFSSAFVLYLLRVISPSLLQDDAWCGNIQHVLDKMIADGSLVAPLRKAELSQLEYVMAALITPGKCDPPPPSTSGDDQSLPADVDCALSDDILNNPFWDVFVTDGVAGLLPQELMELADQLDVEYLPDSS
- a CDS encoding uncharacterized protein (COG:J~EggNog:ENOG503P43C); protein product: MTLRIAAVAPSSRAAMLLVARRSRPSPASLVPIMALRSLSSTNALRRSAAAAMEPVFTPKGVTPIGPYSQAIKANGFVFVSGQIPAETDGKLIDGTTAEKTHKMCQNAKAVLEAAGSGLDKVVKITVYFQNMDDFKVMNEVYATYFPHKPARSSCEANRLPASASMEMDIIALY